One genomic window of Dendrosporobacter quercicolus includes the following:
- a CDS encoding methyl-accepting chemotaxis protein, whose product MKISIRQKILGSFIIVIIIVALMSLFTYFRIGSLTNTLQSNAQTELHKTELTQGVAIDIANEAVAMRRFNFTGDTGDISIFESYSSQADEKITLLANLIATKQGQETLEEIRQAKKEYEQIAQKSFEAKRADHNQAVTLYMQQAGDPYKRTMDAAHQLVKIEEEFARVVERENHGQVEQTQWILLIVNLFVGALAVLIALAISRSIADPVRRVAEAASQIAAGSLHIDDVVVKTSDEIGLLTQTFNHMKHSLRDMVGLVKNNADALAASSQQLSASVEEQLQVSENMAKTITDIAAGADQNINNITNISAVMQEVSAGAEQMSASAAQINNDTHAAVGDAGHGMQLIQQLVVQNETIEKSMTAITGVTSSLRQGSENIQQIVTTIRSIAGQTNLLALNAAIEAARAGEAGRGFAVVAEEVRKLAEQSAAATSHIETIIGQMTTDIQFTVNVVAKANAEVATGKQAAVETQQGFEAIIGKLDHVGTGIEQISRAVEETAQGMQAIVANIQDISHIAEQTNANTQTTAAAAEEQSASLHEISSSAETLSTMAVELNGIAAKFQL is encoded by the coding sequence ATGAAGATCAGCATCCGTCAAAAAATTTTAGGAAGCTTCATAATCGTCATCATCATTGTGGCCCTGATGAGCCTGTTTACTTATTTCCGGATTGGGAGCCTGACAAACACTTTGCAGTCCAACGCCCAGACTGAGCTGCATAAAACCGAGTTAACGCAAGGCGTCGCCATTGATATCGCCAACGAAGCCGTTGCCATGCGCCGTTTCAATTTCACTGGCGATACCGGCGATATTTCCATTTTTGAGTCTTATAGCAGCCAGGCCGATGAGAAAATCACGTTGCTGGCTAATCTGATAGCAACAAAGCAAGGACAGGAAACACTTGAGGAAATTCGGCAGGCCAAAAAAGAATATGAACAAATCGCCCAAAAATCCTTTGAAGCAAAACGAGCCGACCACAACCAGGCAGTCACCCTCTACATGCAGCAAGCTGGCGATCCCTATAAACGAACGATGGATGCAGCCCACCAGTTGGTGAAAATTGAGGAAGAATTCGCCCGGGTCGTCGAACGAGAAAACCACGGACAAGTTGAACAAACCCAGTGGATTTTATTGATCGTCAATTTATTTGTTGGCGCTCTGGCTGTGCTGATTGCCCTGGCCATCAGCCGAAGCATCGCTGATCCTGTACGCCGTGTCGCGGAGGCCGCATCCCAAATCGCCGCCGGCAGTCTCCATATTGATGACGTAGTGGTCAAAACCTCGGATGAGATCGGCCTGTTGACGCAGACCTTCAATCATATGAAGCACTCACTGCGGGATATGGTCGGCCTGGTTAAAAATAACGCCGATGCGTTGGCGGCTTCCAGCCAACAGCTCTCTGCCTCGGTGGAGGAGCAACTGCAAGTATCGGAAAACATGGCTAAGACGATTACCGACATCGCCGCAGGCGCCGACCAAAACATCAATAACATTACCAATATCTCCGCCGTCATGCAGGAGGTCAGCGCCGGAGCGGAGCAAATGAGCGCAAGCGCCGCCCAAATTAACAACGATACCCATGCCGCAGTTGGAGACGCCGGTCATGGCATGCAGCTCATTCAACAGCTGGTCGTTCAAAATGAAACCATTGAAAAATCGATGACCGCTATCACGGGTGTAACCTCTTCCCTCAGGCAAGGCTCGGAAAATATACAGCAAATTGTCACAACCATCCGCAGCATTGCCGGGCAAACCAACCTGCTGGCTCTCAATGCCGCTATTGAAGCGGCAAGAGCCGGCGAGGCCGGCCGGGGCTTCGCGGTCGTAGCCGAGGAAGTCCGCAAACTAGCCGAACAAAGCGCCGCCGCTACCAGTCACATTGAGACCATCATCGGACAAATGACCACCGACATCCAGTTCACCGTCAATGTTGTCGCTAAGGCCAATGCCGAAGTAGCAACCGGCAAGCAAGCCGCCGTTGAAACCCAGCAGGGCTTTGAGGCGATTATTGGCAAATTGGACCATGTAGGCACCGGAATTGAACAAATTAGCCGGGCGGTCGAAGAAACGGCCCAGGGCATGCAGGCGATCGTCGCCAATATTCAGGATATCAGCCATATCGCCGAGCAAACCAACGCCAACACGCAGACGACAGCGGCAGCGGCGGAAGAGCAAAGCGCCAGCCTCCATGAGATCAGTTCAAGCGCCGAAACTTTGTCCACGATGGCGGTCGAACTAAATGGTATTGCCGCCAAATTCCAGCTTTAG
- a CDS encoding 5-oxoprolinase subunit PxpA, producing MEIDINVDMGESFGRYVLGNDEALMPWVSSANIATGFHAGDPLVMEQSIVWAKKYQVAVGAHVGLNDRQGFGRRQIDISPAELRSDVLYQLGAIQAFLKLHDMKLQHIKPHGILYRMVGEQERYIDTFLDTIEDYDKDLSIMLHTGCEALKRAEKRGLKTAPEILIDLGYDTDGNWILERVKQARSPREVAERALRAVAEHKIDTVDGNWIHVEGVTVCIHGDAPNAVATAAAVHQKLTEAGVQVKALR from the coding sequence ATGGAAATTGATATTAATGTGGATATGGGAGAAAGCTTTGGCAGATATGTGCTGGGCAATGATGAGGCGCTGATGCCCTGGGTTAGTTCGGCCAATATAGCGACAGGCTTTCATGCAGGCGATCCGCTGGTTATGGAACAGTCGATTGTCTGGGCCAAGAAGTATCAGGTTGCCGTAGGCGCGCATGTGGGGCTTAATGACCGGCAAGGATTCGGCCGGCGGCAAATCGATATTTCTCCCGCCGAATTAAGAAGTGATGTTTTATATCAGCTGGGAGCCATTCAGGCTTTTCTGAAGTTGCATGACATGAAGCTGCAGCATATTAAGCCGCATGGAATTTTATACCGTATGGTTGGTGAACAGGAACGGTATATCGATACGTTTTTAGATACGATTGAGGACTACGACAAAGATTTATCTATTATGCTGCATACCGGCTGTGAAGCATTAAAACGGGCCGAAAAGCGCGGGCTTAAGACCGCCCCGGAAATTTTAATCGATCTTGGCTATGATACGGATGGAAATTGGATTCTGGAGCGGGTCAAACAAGCCAGATCACCCCGGGAAGTTGCTGAACGCGCCTTACGGGCGGTAGCTGAACACAAAATCGATACCGTTGATGGAAACTGGATTCATGTTGAAGGTGTGACTGTCTGCATTCACGGGGATGCTCCCAATGCCGTTGCGACAGCCGCCGCTGTTCATCAGAAGCTAACAGAAGCCGGTGTGCAGGTTAAGGCGCTGCGATGA
- a CDS encoding acetyl-CoA carboxylase biotin carboxylase subunit yields MIKKILIANRGEIVSRIIKTCKIMGIETVVVYSDADQEASYIKAATESYYIGSPSPVKSYLNIPILLEVLKKSQADAVHPGYGFLSEKAEFAKAVHKAGAVWIGPDPAVLESIESKCYCRQLASELGLPVTPGTVTPIESVDEIYDIAQLHGGPLMLKLDKGGGGKGIQRIDTLGAPDEMQRLLDGLRRVGTMAFASGDVYIEKIIGKARHIEVQFLADAEQSVLCLGERDCSIQRRYQKIIEESPSPAVSEAQRQALFSYTKQLIRKMNYTGAGTIEYLCDCSGSFYFMEINARLQVEHPVTEFVTGIDIVEQQIRVAAGERLALRQKDVKCTGHAIECRIYAEDPVTFMPSPGLIRKLSLPDTVKNKQLRIDTAVSENSKIPPYYDPLFAKVIGWGKTRAAAIEQLKTGLRTIVVEGIKTTIPADLAILEHPDFVSGDFYTDFLQTHHHSKIS; encoded by the coding sequence ATGATAAAAAAAATATTGATAGCAAATCGTGGGGAAATTGTAAGCAGGATTATCAAAACCTGCAAAATCATGGGCATAGAAACTGTTGTTGTTTATTCAGATGCCGATCAAGAGGCGTCTTATATCAAAGCTGCGACCGAAAGCTATTATATTGGTTCTCCAAGCCCGGTTAAAAGTTATTTAAATATCCCAATCTTGTTGGAGGTATTGAAAAAATCACAGGCGGATGCAGTGCATCCGGGCTACGGATTTTTATCGGAAAAGGCGGAGTTCGCCAAGGCGGTGCATAAGGCCGGTGCGGTATGGATTGGCCCCGATCCGGCGGTACTGGAAAGCATCGAGTCAAAGTGCTATTGCCGCCAGCTGGCAAGTGAGCTGGGACTGCCGGTAACGCCGGGAACGGTAACGCCCATAGAGTCAGTGGATGAAATCTATGATATTGCCCAGTTACATGGTGGTCCTTTGATGTTAAAACTGGATAAAGGCGGCGGGGGGAAAGGCATTCAGCGAATTGATACGCTGGGCGCTCCGGACGAAATGCAGCGATTGCTTGACGGTTTGCGCCGGGTCGGCACGATGGCTTTTGCCTCCGGGGATGTATATATAGAAAAAATCATTGGCAAAGCCAGGCATATCGAAGTACAGTTCCTGGCGGATGCGGAGCAGTCGGTCCTATGCCTGGGCGAAAGAGACTGTTCTATCCAGCGTCGCTACCAGAAAATTATTGAAGAGTCGCCTTCGCCGGCGGTCAGTGAAGCGCAGCGGCAAGCTTTGTTTTCTTATACCAAACAGCTTATCCGTAAAATGAATTATACAGGCGCTGGGACTATCGAATATTTATGCGATTGCTCGGGCTCGTTTTATTTTATGGAAATCAATGCCCGCTTGCAGGTTGAGCATCCGGTTACAGAATTTGTTACCGGAATTGATATTGTTGAACAGCAGATTCGCGTTGCCGCGGGTGAAAGGCTGGCTTTGCGGCAGAAAGACGTCAAATGTACCGGACATGCCATTGAGTGTAGAATTTATGCGGAAGACCCAGTCACCTTTATGCCGTCGCCGGGGCTGATACGAAAACTGTCTTTACCGGATACGGTAAAGAATAAACAGCTGCGCATTGACACGGCAGTAAGCGAGAACAGCAAAATTCCGCCGTATTACGACCCTTTGTTTGCCAAAGTGATTGGGTGGGGAAAAACCCGCGCGGCTGCGATCGAGCAGCTTAAAACCGGACTGCGAACCATTGTTGTGGAAGGCATAAAAACGACAATACCGGCGGATCTGGCTATTCTGGAACACCCGGATTTTGTCAGTGGCGATTTCTATACGGATTTTTTGCAGACGCACCACCATTCCAAAATCAGTTGA
- a CDS encoding biotin-dependent carboxyltransferase family protein, whose protein sequence is MLKIIKAGIEVLVEDWPGRVGYMGLGMAAAGAMDHLALQLGNLIVKNPPGEAGLEIAGGYCRIEFSQDAIIAVCGADMSAKLNETPLPLWEAVPIKAGDQLSFDHFGNCGFRSYVCIAGGIDVPVYLGSKSTCLFGSYGGFKGRKLQDGDEIPIGNSGIKDLAGRRINPKYIPEYTNEWELRAIPGPNSAPDYVTEAGMDYLFSSLMKISHNANRAAYRLAEVPDYFWARPNGGKGGSHPSNIVDHGYNMRGAVNVTGNTPSLLIADGPTLGGFVCVANVIQADLWKIGQGIPSRDKVKFKLTTVDEAVAARREAKALLAAEDLILH, encoded by the coding sequence ATGCTGAAAATAATAAAAGCTGGTATTGAAGTTTTGGTGGAAGACTGGCCGGGCCGTGTAGGGTACATGGGATTGGGGATGGCTGCAGCCGGAGCGATGGATCATCTGGCCTTGCAGCTTGGCAATCTGATTGTAAAAAATCCGCCAGGTGAAGCAGGCCTCGAAATTGCCGGCGGCTACTGCCGGATTGAATTTAGCCAGGACGCGATCATCGCTGTTTGCGGAGCGGATATGTCCGCCAAATTAAATGAAACTCCGCTGCCCTTATGGGAGGCTGTTCCGATAAAAGCGGGCGATCAGCTGAGTTTTGATCATTTTGGCAACTGCGGATTCCGTTCCTATGTGTGTATTGCCGGCGGTATTGATGTGCCGGTGTATTTAGGCAGTAAATCCACCTGCTTATTTGGATCTTACGGCGGCTTCAAGGGCAGAAAACTCCAGGACGGCGATGAAATTCCGATCGGCAATTCCGGGATCAAAGATTTGGCGGGCCGCAGAATCAATCCAAAGTATATTCCGGAATATACAAATGAATGGGAATTGCGAGCCATTCCCGGACCGAATTCAGCCCCGGATTATGTGACCGAAGCCGGGATGGATTATTTGTTTTCCAGTTTAATGAAAATTTCTCATAATGCCAATCGGGCGGCGTACCGCTTAGCGGAAGTTCCGGATTATTTCTGGGCCAGGCCGAACGGCGGCAAAGGCGGCAGTCATCCTTCGAATATAGTCGATCATGGCTATAATATGAGGGGGGCAGTGAATGTTACCGGCAATACGCCTTCTTTGTTGATTGCCGATGGACCGACTCTTGGCGGTTTTGTCTGTGTAGCCAATGTAATTCAGGCTGATCTGTGGAAAATCGGGCAGGGGATACCATCACGGGATAAAGTGAAATTTAAGCTGACTACGGTTGATGAGGCGGTTGCCGCCCGGCGTGAAGCTAAAGCCCTGCTCGCAGCGGAAGATTTGATTTTACACTAA
- a CDS encoding tripartite tricarboxylate transporter substrate-binding protein yields MMARALGKAAYQQLGQNIIIKNMPGAGGMLDWNELVESRYGGYTLGTWK; encoded by the coding sequence ATGATGGCGAGAGCGCTGGGAAAAGCGGCTTATCAGCAGCTTGGGCAGAATATCATCATAAAAAATATGCCTGGCGCCGGAGGAATGTTGGACTGGAATGAATTAGTGGAATCCAGATATGGTGGTTATACACTGGGAACTTGGAAATAA
- a CDS encoding Ig-like domain-containing protein, giving the protein MSICTWDPNNKSTNTTLSDGDLTAYLPNQSALVLGTIGHSKGKYYFELIQTVGIRLFMGIANENLTRSNIDLNGRYFFAYNGKKYPGANNYAESFGVGDCAGIAVDIDNGTLELFKNGVSQGIAFSDIKDLGTTIYPFVSNGTDVYGAATVTANFGATPFQYPVEGFLAWNNDGEEAENPLELHIVLEVDEQIQLIGNVLPEMAGDPNLEWSSNLSSVASVDSTGMVTAHAEGYTHIKVKTINGEWNDFARVKVVAKGEGDKYRLSILLKTGESCLLESVFNLEDSAEGVVWTSGTPEVAAVDPSNTVQTRVTALSKGLTLVTVQTIDGSKQDQIYVTVIE; this is encoded by the coding sequence ATGTCAATATGTACGTGGGATCCAAACAACAAGTCAACAAATACTACGTTATCAGATGGTGACTTGACAGCGTATTTGCCAAATCAGTCAGCTTTGGTTCTTGGAACAATAGGCCACAGTAAAGGTAAGTACTATTTCGAACTGATTCAGACTGTAGGTATCCGACTATTTATGGGAATAGCAAACGAAAACTTAACTCGCAGTAATATAGATTTAAATGGTCGCTATTTTTTCGCTTATAATGGGAAAAAATATCCAGGGGCAAATAACTATGCGGAAAGTTTTGGAGTAGGTGATTGCGCAGGGATAGCTGTCGATATTGATAACGGAACATTAGAACTTTTCAAAAATGGTGTCAGTCAAGGTATTGCGTTTAGCGATATTAAAGACCTGGGTACAACTATTTATCCGTTTGTTAGTAACGGTACAGATGTTTATGGAGCAGCTACTGTCACTGCCAATTTTGGCGCAACACCGTTCCAATATCCAGTAGAAGGTTTCTTAGCGTGGAATAATGATGGAGAAGAAGCCGAGAATCCTCTCGAACTACACATCGTACTTGAAGTGGATGAACAGATTCAACTCATTGGCAACGTTCTGCCTGAGATGGCAGGCGACCCCAATTTGGAGTGGTCTTCCAATCTTTCAAGTGTCGCTTCTGTTGATTCAACCGGTATGGTGACAGCGCATGCCGAAGGATACACACATATTAAAGTAAAAACAATCAATGGCGAATGGAATGACTTTGCCCGAGTAAAAGTGGTCGCAAAAGGTGAAGGTGATAAATACCGGCTGTCGATTTTGCTAAAGACAGGGGAAAGTTGCCTGTTGGAATCGGTTTTTAATTTGGAAGATTCAGCAGAAGGGGTTGTTTGGACATCTGGAACGCCGGAGGTAGCTGCTGTCGATCCGAGTAATACAGTGCAAACGAGGGTGACAGCGCTATCAAAAGGTTTAACACTGGTAACCGTACAGACGATTGACGGTAGCAAACAGGATCAAATTTATGTAACGGTTATTGAATAA
- a CDS encoding DUF1097 domain-containing protein, with the protein MPGKINALDVWVAVLAAMSCLGVLIGLPVWALFIGWAWYFTLGATAQVFKKAVLPMLAGAVLAVAAIGIIDGLDRFFSPLAAMITAVFLTVFILMLTLKIAALNCSLVSFNAYSCIFAGYYAQSFPVQADYISNLCYAVLWITGANFLGLVFGWLSICLSELGKRVTRSMPG; encoded by the coding sequence ATGCCGGGTAAAATCAACGCATTGGATGTTTGGGTTGCGGTGCTTGCCGCAATGTCGTGTCTGGGTGTGCTCATCGGCCTGCCTGTATGGGCTTTGTTCATTGGCTGGGCCTGGTATTTTACCTTAGGTGCGACGGCGCAGGTGTTTAAAAAAGCTGTATTGCCAATGCTGGCCGGAGCTGTTTTGGCGGTTGCCGCTATTGGAATAATTGATGGACTTGACAGGTTTTTTTCGCCGCTTGCAGCAATGATTACAGCTGTTTTCCTGACAGTGTTTATACTGATGCTGACCTTAAAAATAGCGGCGTTAAATTGCTCGCTGGTATCATTTAACGCCTATTCCTGCATATTTGCCGGCTATTATGCGCAATCCTTCCCTGTGCAGGCCGATTATATCAGCAATTTATGTTACGCGGTTTTATGGATTACAGGCGCTAATTTTTTGGGACTTGTTTTTGGCTGGCTGAGTATTTGCCTGTCGGAGCTGGGAAAAAGAGTAACGCGATCCATGCCTGGATAA
- a CDS encoding 5-oxoprolinase subunit B family protein, giving the protein MNKYEVILDTMPATKDRTEILFRQAGDGFLQVEYGYEQRVELLDSFRILAVDNKVKQQNIKGLIETVPSLRANLFHFDPLLISLKELIEEIKTAERSILGVADMVIDSRIITLPIAFEDSQTKKAVELYLKQIRPEAPNCEGGYNLEYMAKCNGCSVEDIKHMLLETYWYNSGCGFWPGGGFFWPMDPRCKMIVPKYNPPRIWTPEGAVGIGGACLFTYTTATGGGYQLFGRTIPTFQQSMRHPQFKDKPFLYHPSGDRLKFVEVSEQEIDSIYAHVHDKTDYQYEIEESQIVVKEYLEFLAQPEVKQGAEAFDKRQEQGAKTAPRL; this is encoded by the coding sequence GTGAATAAATATGAAGTTATTCTTGACACAATGCCGGCGACGAAGGACAGAACCGAAATCTTATTTCGTCAGGCCGGCGACGGCTTCCTCCAGGTAGAGTACGGCTATGAGCAAAGAGTGGAATTACTTGATTCTTTCCGGATTCTGGCAGTGGACAATAAGGTAAAACAACAAAACATTAAAGGATTAATAGAAACCGTACCAAGCTTGCGGGCCAATCTATTCCATTTTGACCCTTTGCTGATTTCATTAAAAGAGTTAATCGAGGAAATAAAAACAGCGGAACGATCGATTCTGGGCGTTGCGGATATGGTCATAGATTCCAGGATTATTACCTTGCCAATTGCCTTTGAGGATAGTCAGACCAAAAAAGCGGTTGAACTTTATTTAAAGCAGATAAGGCCTGAAGCGCCTAACTGCGAGGGCGGCTATAACCTGGAATATATGGCAAAATGCAATGGCTGCTCTGTAGAGGACATCAAGCATATGCTTCTTGAAACGTACTGGTATAACAGTGGCTGCGGCTTTTGGCCCGGCGGCGGATTTTTTTGGCCGATGGATCCACGCTGCAAGATGATTGTTCCCAAATACAATCCGCCGCGTATCTGGACCCCGGAAGGGGCCGTAGGGATTGGCGGCGCCTGCCTGTTTACCTATACTACGGCAACGGGCGGCGGATATCAGCTGTTTGGCCGCACGATACCGACCTTTCAGCAGTCGATGCGGCATCCTCAGTTTAAAGATAAGCCGTTTTTGTATCACCCTTCCGGCGACCGGTTGAAGTTTGTCGAGGTTTCGGAGCAGGAAATTGATTCAATCTATGCGCATGTACATGATAAAACAGACTATCAGTATGAAATCGAAGAAAGCCAAATCGTAGTCAAAGAATATCTTGAGTTTCTGGCTCAACCGGAAGTGAAGCAAGGGGCGGAAGCTTTTGACAAACGGCAGGAGCAGGGCGCAAAAACAGCGCCCAGACTCTAA
- a CDS encoding Lsa family ABC-F type ribosomal protection protein, whose protein sequence is MSVISVSNLTFAYDGSYDNIFENVSFQIATDWKLGFTGRNGRGKTTFLNLLLGRYEYRGVISANVNFVYFPFEVANKDSNTLDVIAGIYPDYLHWEVVRELTLLQVAEDVLYRPFELLSQGEQTKVLLAVLFVQENSFLLIDEPTNHLDLAARRVVSDYLSSKRGFILVSHDREFLDHCVDHILSINKTNIEIQKGNFSSWWKNKELQDNFELTENEKLRRDITRLSTAARRTAQWSDQTEQTKLGTKNSGVKPDKGYIGHKAARMMKRSKTIEARQQSVVEQKSKLLKNIESAERLKISPLNFHAGRLAELDHVSIFYGGKPACENVSFTIAQGDRIALCGKNGSGKSSLIKLICGEPITYTGTFRTASQLKLSYVSQDTSRLSGSLTNYAANHRIDESLFKAILRKLDFSRVQFEKDLADFSGGQKKKVLIAKSLCEKAHLYIWDEPLNFIDVVSRMQIEELLLEYSPTILFVEHDSAFCKNIATELVQL, encoded by the coding sequence ATGTCTGTAATAAGCGTTAGCAATCTGACTTTTGCCTATGACGGCAGTTATGACAACATTTTTGAAAATGTGAGTTTTCAAATAGCTACCGATTGGAAGTTGGGCTTTACCGGCAGAAACGGCAGAGGCAAAACGACATTTCTCAATTTGCTGCTGGGCAGGTATGAATACCGCGGCGTTATTTCGGCCAATGTAAATTTTGTCTATTTCCCGTTCGAGGTTGCCAACAAGGATAGCAACACCCTTGATGTTATTGCCGGCATTTATCCGGACTATCTTCATTGGGAGGTTGTGCGTGAGCTGACCTTGCTGCAGGTTGCCGAAGACGTTTTATACCGCCCGTTTGAGCTGCTTTCCCAGGGTGAGCAGACAAAGGTGCTGCTGGCGGTTTTATTTGTTCAAGAAAATAGTTTTCTGTTGATTGATGAGCCGACGAATCATCTTGATCTGGCAGCAAGAAGAGTTGTCAGTGATTATCTCAGCTCTAAGCGCGGCTTTATTTTGGTATCTCACGACAGGGAATTTCTTGATCACTGTGTTGATCATATCCTGTCCATAAACAAAACAAATATTGAAATTCAAAAAGGGAATTTTTCTTCCTGGTGGAAAAATAAAGAACTGCAGGACAACTTTGAGCTGACGGAAAACGAAAAACTGCGCCGCGATATTACCCGGCTGTCAACTGCCGCCAGGCGCACCGCTCAGTGGTCGGATCAAACGGAGCAAACAAAACTGGGTACGAAAAATTCAGGTGTCAAGCCTGATAAGGGCTATATCGGCCACAAGGCGGCCAGGATGATGAAACGTTCTAAGACAATCGAAGCAAGACAACAGTCAGTAGTTGAGCAGAAGTCTAAGCTGCTCAAAAATATAGAAAGCGCCGAGCGATTGAAAATTTCACCGCTGAACTTTCATGCTGGCCGTCTTGCGGAGCTTGATCATGTATCAATATTTTATGGCGGCAAGCCAGCTTGTGAGAACGTAAGCTTTACCATTGCACAGGGCGACAGAATCGCGCTGTGCGGAAAGAACGGCTCAGGCAAGTCCAGCCTTATTAAGCTGATTTGCGGTGAGCCCATCACTTATACCGGAACTTTCCGCACAGCAAGTCAGCTCAAACTATCCTATGTTTCGCAGGATACCTCACGCCTCAGCGGCAGCTTAACCAATTACGCCGCCAATCATCGTATCGACGAAAGTCTGTTTAAGGCGATTTTAAGAAAGCTTGATTTTTCCAGAGTGCAATTTGAAAAGGACCTGGCCGATTTTAGCGGTGGTCAGAAGAAAAAAGTGCTGATTGCCAAAAGTCTTTGTGAGAAAGCCCACTTATATATCTGGGATGAACCGCTTAATTTTATTGATGTGGTTTCCCGCATGCAAATCGAAGAACTGCTGCTGGAGTATTCACCCACAATTCTCTTTGTGGAGCATGACAGTGCATTTTGCAAAAATATTGCTACAGAGCTGGTTCAGCTTTAA
- a CDS encoding helix-turn-helix transcriptional regulator — translation MVITDIIYKIHGVSSIDKMRSILLKQLQWVIPFDRATSYLASNGQDLSLCSPVTLNFPAEYVQQYLKYYHKYDYSRGIKLSANNIVYLDSDICDKKVWLKSTYYEQICKPNAIHHIIHINIAYDNTFLGILSLYRNEASTNFSYRDTFILNQLKDHLALRLYHAYHSLDKRQNTLSVFDCSVKYQLTAREERVLGLMAKGLTTEEMCGALSISPNTLKKHIMNIYKKLGIKNRVQLLKMVHD, via the coding sequence ATGGTAATCACAGATATCATCTATAAAATTCACGGCGTTAGCAGCATTGATAAAATGCGCTCAATTCTCCTAAAGCAATTGCAATGGGTCATTCCTTTCGACCGGGCAACATCCTATCTGGCGTCTAATGGCCAGGACTTATCGCTTTGCTCTCCTGTCACGCTGAATTTCCCCGCTGAATATGTACAGCAATATTTAAAATACTACCATAAATATGATTACTCCCGGGGTATAAAGCTCAGCGCGAATAATATTGTCTATCTGGATTCAGATATTTGCGATAAAAAGGTATGGCTCAAGTCGACCTACTATGAACAAATTTGCAAGCCCAATGCAATTCATCATATCATCCATATCAATATCGCCTATGATAATACTTTTCTGGGAATCTTATCTTTATATCGAAACGAAGCCTCAACCAATTTCTCCTATCGCGATACCTTTATCTTAAATCAGCTTAAGGATCATCTGGCGCTGCGTCTTTATCATGCTTATCATTCGCTCGATAAAAGGCAGAATACCTTATCCGTATTCGACTGCAGTGTCAAGTATCAGCTGACTGCCCGGGAAGAACGGGTGCTGGGTCTCATGGCGAAAGGGCTTACCACCGAAGAAATGTGCGGCGCTCTCAGCATATCGCCCAATACATTAAAAAAGCATATCATGAACATTTATAAAAAACTGGGAATAAAAAACCGGGTTCAGTTGCTGAAAATGGTCCATGACTAA
- a CDS encoding acetyl-CoA carboxylase biotin carboxyl carrier protein subunit, with product MEYTLKAPMPGLVARVVVNEGDIVTQGQELAVINCMKIEISCSTEKAGKVKQILVGEWDEMDVDTPMIVLEISN from the coding sequence ATGGAATATACATTGAAAGCGCCTATGCCGGGGCTGGTGGCAAGAGTTGTGGTAAATGAAGGTGATATTGTAACGCAGGGACAGGAATTGGCGGTTATAAACTGCATGAAAATAGAAATCAGCTGCTCCACTGAAAAGGCGGGGAAAGTAAAACAGATTTTGGTTGGTGAGTGGGATGAGATGGACGTTGACACGCCAATGATTGTTTTAGAAATTTCTAATTAA
- a CDS encoding glycosyltransferase family 8 C-terminal domain-containing protein — MSPWSGLPLRSPSIPSDARIYSEKFFTEGNIYSGILWYCKYLK; from the coding sequence TTGTCCCCGTGGTCTGGGCTCCCGCTAAGATCACCATCTATACCTTCCGATGCAAGAATATATTCTGAAAAGTTTTTTACTGAAGGAAATATATATTCTGGAATATTGTGGTATTGTAAATATTTAAAATGA